In Nostoc sp. GT001, a genomic segment contains:
- a CDS encoding cytochrome c oxidase subunit II gives MKIPSSIWTLLIGIVLTLASLWYGQNHGLLPAAATDEAVLVDGLFNAMMIVSTGIFLLVEGILIYSAFRYRRRAGDNEDGPPVEGNIPLEILWTAIPAIIVIGISVYSFDVYNEIGGFDPHSIHEAPMSQESMAMPGTAIAATLSDTPPDTEPNLNQEKSDEAMQDPATAEVRNADQIPQLRNAPGVGSVAPTIGGTPEKAGKPAELQVNVTGLQYAWIFTYPETGITTGEMHVPIGREVQISMTANDVIHAFWVPEFRLKQDAIPGRQSEIRFTPQKVGDYVLICAELCGPYHGAMRAPVVVEPQEAFDKWVQEQLVASKETLNQAIAVNPADLSPHEFLAPYTKDMGIKPEILHQVHH, from the coding sequence GTGAAGATTCCAAGTTCCATCTGGACATTACTCATTGGCATCGTGCTAACGCTAGCCAGCCTTTGGTACGGTCAAAATCACGGTCTGTTGCCAGCAGCCGCCACTGATGAAGCCGTCTTGGTGGATGGTCTGTTCAACGCGATGATGATCGTTTCTACAGGGATATTTCTGCTCGTTGAAGGTATTTTAATTTACTCTGCATTTAGATATCGTCGGCGTGCAGGTGACAATGAAGACGGCCCACCAGTTGAAGGTAATATACCTTTAGAAATTCTCTGGACGGCGATCCCAGCAATTATCGTTATCGGTATTTCTGTTTACAGCTTTGATGTGTACAACGAAATCGGTGGCTTTGATCCCCATTCTATCCATGAAGCACCGATGAGTCAGGAGTCAATGGCAATGCCTGGAACCGCAATCGCTGCGACTTTAAGCGATACACCTCCTGACACCGAACCGAACCTCAATCAAGAAAAATCTGATGAGGCAATGCAAGACCCAGCTACGGCAGAAGTTCGTAATGCTGACCAAATTCCCCAACTGCGGAATGCCCCAGGTGTAGGTAGTGTTGCTCCGACAATTGGCGGCACTCCTGAAAAAGCAGGCAAACCAGCAGAATTACAAGTCAACGTCACTGGTCTACAATATGCCTGGATTTTCACATATCCTGAAACTGGTATAACTACAGGTGAAATGCACGTCCCCATTGGGCGAGAAGTGCAAATCAGCATGACAGCCAACGATGTCATTCATGCCTTCTGGGTTCCAGAGTTCCGACTGAAACAAGATGCGATCCCCGGTAGGCAAAGCGAGATTCGCTTCACCCCTCAAAAAGTAGGAGATTATGTCCTAATCTGTGCTGAACTTTGTGGCCCCTACCACGGTGCGATGAGAGCGCCAGTAGTTGTTGAGCCACAAGAAGCCTTTGATAAATGGGTACAAGAACAGCTAGTTGCTAGCAAAGAAACACTAAATCAAGCGATCGCTGTTAACCCTGCCGATCTATCCCCACATGAATTTCTTGCGCCTTATACCAAGGACATGGGAATTAAACCAGAAATCCTCCATCAAGTTCACCATTAA
- a CDS encoding serine/threonine-protein kinase encodes MSQNPLVRKTLRSRFETVKVMGSGESGDTYLVGGATRNRHRYSLNRKTLRNRFEIVKHLGSGGSGDTYLAIDLDLPGQPHCVVKHFHPKDSNPAVLPIAKKLFDREAEVLYQLGNDHDQIPRLFAHFNEDGDFYLVQEFIDGHALTQEIVPGQRLKENTVLNLLKDILEVLAFVHQHDIIHRDIKPQNLMRRYSDQKIVLIDFGSIKKIGALGAGLTIAVGTPGYMPSEQAKGKPKLCSDIYAVGMIGIQALTGLIPEQLPEDPSTGEVIWRDKAEVSDALANILDTMVRDRYNQRYQSATEALQALNSDVALSHSSQSADINHKADDSYLLTYRNFILLLGIGLGATTSLIVIVLIYTFINTGTSLPNQPTPLKSFLERFVEFPLTNTSSLLAKSAPNRRICQSNCTIAKTTKEQI; translated from the coding sequence ATGAGCCAGAACCCTCTAGTCAGAAAAACACTCCGAAGTCGCTTTGAAACTGTCAAAGTGATGGGAAGCGGAGAATCTGGTGATACTTACTTAGTAGGGGGTGCTACACGTAACAGGCATAGATACTCGCTCAACAGAAAAACACTTCGGAATCGCTTTGAGATTGTCAAACACTTAGGAAGCGGAGGTTCTGGTGATACCTACTTGGCTATTGACTTGGATTTACCAGGACAACCTCATTGTGTCGTTAAACATTTCCACCCGAAAGATTCTAACCCTGCTGTTCTACCCATCGCTAAAAAGCTATTCGATCGGGAAGCGGAAGTTTTATATCAGCTAGGCAACGACCACGATCAAATTCCGAGACTGTTTGCCCATTTTAATGAAGATGGAGATTTCTATTTAGTCCAGGAATTTATTGATGGTCATGCGTTGACTCAAGAAATTGTCCCAGGTCAGCGTCTTAAAGAGAATACAGTCTTAAATTTATTAAAAGACATCCTAGAAGTGTTAGCCTTCGTCCACCAACACGATATTATTCACCGAGATATTAAGCCTCAAAACTTAATGCGGCGGTACTCCGATCAAAAGATTGTGCTAATTGACTTTGGCAGTATTAAGAAAATTGGTGCTTTGGGAGCAGGCTTAACAATTGCTGTTGGCACTCCTGGCTATATGCCAAGCGAACAAGCTAAAGGAAAGCCAAAACTTTGCAGCGATATCTATGCAGTCGGGATGATTGGCATTCAAGCTTTAACAGGTCTAATACCTGAGCAATTACCAGAAGATCCCAGTACTGGAGAAGTTATCTGGCGCGACAAGGCAGAGGTAAGTGATGCTCTGGCAAATATTTTAGATACAATGGTTCGCGATCGCTACAACCAGCGTTATCAGTCTGCCACAGAAGCTTTACAAGCACTTAATTCTGATGTAGCGTTGTCACATTCTTCACAATCTGCTGACATCAACCACAAGGCTGATGATAGCTATTTGCTAACTTATAGAAACTTTATTTTGCTGCTGGGCATCGGTCTTGGTGCAACCACTAGTTTGATAGTAATAGTTTTAATCTACACATTTATTAATACGGGGACATCGCTGCCAAATCAACCTACTCCACTCAAGAGTTTTCTAGAAAGATTTGTTGAGTTCCCGTTAACTAATACAAGTAGTCTACTAGCTAAATCAGCACCTAACAGAAGAATCTGTCAAAGCAATTGCACCATTGCAAAAACTACCAAAGAGCAAATTTAA
- a CDS encoding heme-copper oxidase subunit III, which yields MQSQTIDPAKTELNHHHAAEASVGHHEEHPDHRLFGLYVFLIAEGMIFMGLFGAYLAFRATLPAWPPAGTPELELLLPGVNTINLISSSFVMHNADTAIKKNDAKGAQIWLAITAAMGAIFLIGQVYEYTHLEFGLTTNLFASAFYVLTGFHGLHVTIGVLAIVAVLWRSRTPGHYSNEKHFGIEAAEIYWHFVDVIWIILFGLLYLL from the coding sequence ATGCAAAGTCAAACTATTGACCCAGCTAAAACGGAACTGAATCATCACCACGCAGCAGAAGCATCTGTCGGTCATCACGAAGAACATCCAGACCATCGCCTGTTTGGACTATATGTTTTCCTGATTGCTGAAGGGATGATTTTTATGGGACTGTTCGGAGCCTACTTGGCTTTCCGTGCTACCTTACCTGCATGGCCACCAGCAGGTACTCCAGAGTTAGAACTCTTATTACCTGGAGTCAACACTATCAATCTAATTTCTAGTAGTTTTGTCATGCACAATGCCGACACTGCTATTAAAAAGAATGATGCAAAGGGTGCGCAAATCTGGTTAGCAATTACCGCTGCAATGGGTGCTATTTTCTTGATAGGTCAAGTATATGAATATACCCATTTGGAATTTGGTTTGACTACCAATTTATTTGCTAGTGCATTTTACGTTTTGACTGGTTTTCACGGATTGCACGTTACCATCGGCGTTTTGGCAATTGTTGCTGTGTTGTGGCGATCGCGCACTCCGGGTCACTATAGTAACGAAAAGCACTTTGGTATTGAAGCAGCCGAAATCTACTGGCACTTCGTTGACGTGATTTGGATTATTTTGTTCGGATTACTGTATCTACTGTAA
- the ctaD gene encoding cytochrome c oxidase subunit I, with protein sequence MTQAQLQEAANIPALLEEPGVRKWQDFFGFQTDHKVIGIQYLVTSFIFYCIGGVMADLVRTELRTPEVDFVTPEVYNSLFTLHATIMIFLWIVPAGAGFANYLIPLMIGAKDMAFPRLNAVAFWMIPPAGVLLIASLVVGDAPDAGWTSYPPLSLVTGQVGEGIWIMSVLLLGTSSILGSINFLVTLIKMRIPSMDIHKMPLFCWAMFATSCLVLVSTPVLAAGLILLAFDLIAGTTFFNPTGGGDPVVYQHMFWFYSHPAVYIMILPFFGAISEIIPIHSRKPIFGYKAIAYSSLAISFLGLIVWAHHMFTSGIPGWLRMFFMITTMIIAVPTGIKIFSWLATMWGGKIQLNSAMLFAIGFVGTFVIGGISGVMLAAVPFDIHVHDTYFVVAHLHYVLFGGSVLGIFAAIYHWFPKMTGRMVNEFWGKVHFALTIVGLNMTFLPMHKLGLMGMNRRIAQYDPKFTTLNEICTYGSYILAISTFPFIINAIWSWLYGEKAGNNPWRALTLEWMTTSPPAIENFDQTPVLATGPYDYGLEHANEGVPLYDPNPILSGGPNSVLRAEPDPAVAANPEDRK encoded by the coding sequence ATGACACAAGCTCAGTTGCAAGAAGCTGCTAATATCCCCGCCCTTCTTGAGGAACCAGGGGTCAGAAAATGGCAAGACTTCTTTGGTTTTCAAACCGACCATAAGGTGATTGGGATTCAATATCTAGTCACTTCGTTTATTTTCTACTGCATTGGCGGCGTGATGGCTGATTTGGTTCGCACGGAATTGCGAACCCCAGAGGTAGATTTTGTCACCCCGGAAGTCTACAACAGTCTGTTTACACTGCACGCCACGATCATGATTTTCTTGTGGATTGTGCCAGCCGGGGCAGGGTTTGCTAACTATCTAATTCCCCTAATGATTGGGGCAAAAGATATGGCATTTCCTCGGCTGAATGCTGTTGCCTTTTGGATGATTCCCCCTGCGGGTGTGTTGCTAATCGCCAGTTTAGTGGTAGGCGATGCACCAGATGCCGGTTGGACTTCCTACCCTCCCCTGAGTTTGGTGACAGGGCAAGTGGGCGAAGGCATTTGGATTATGAGTGTCCTGCTGCTGGGTACGTCCTCAATTTTGGGGTCGATAAATTTCCTGGTGACATTGATCAAGATGCGTATCCCCAGCATGGACATTCACAAAATGCCCTTGTTCTGCTGGGCGATGTTCGCCACTTCGTGCCTAGTTTTGGTATCAACCCCAGTCTTAGCAGCAGGTTTGATTCTGCTTGCCTTTGACTTAATTGCCGGGACAACATTCTTTAACCCAACTGGCGGGGGCGACCCAGTAGTATACCAACACATGTTCTGGTTTTACTCCCACCCAGCGGTTTATATCATGATTTTGCCCTTCTTTGGCGCAATTTCAGAAATTATCCCCATTCATTCCCGCAAGCCAATTTTTGGCTATAAAGCGATCGCTTATTCGTCTCTTGCTATTAGCTTTTTGGGGCTAATTGTTTGGGCGCACCACATGTTTACCAGCGGTATCCCCGGTTGGTTGCGGATGTTTTTTATGATCACCACCATGATCATTGCCGTACCCACAGGAATTAAAATTTTCAGCTGGTTAGCAACAATGTGGGGTGGAAAAATCCAGCTTAATAGTGCCATGTTATTTGCCATCGGCTTTGTCGGCACTTTTGTAATCGGCGGGATTAGTGGCGTGATGTTGGCAGCAGTGCCCTTTGATATTCACGTTCACGATACTTATTTTGTGGTTGCCCACTTGCACTACGTCCTATTTGGCGGTAGCGTATTAGGAATTTTTGCAGCTATTTACCACTGGTTCCCGAAAATGACGGGACGGATGGTAAACGAATTTTGGGGTAAGGTTCACTTTGCCTTGACAATTGTCGGTCTAAACATGACCTTTTTACCCATGCACAAACTGGGTTTAATGGGCATGAATCGCCGTATCGCCCAATACGATCCCAAATTCACCACATTGAACGAAATCTGCACCTATGGTTCTTACATACTGGCAATTTCGACATTTCCCTTCATCATCAATGCGATTTGGAGTTGGTTGTACGGCGAGAAAGCTGGTAATAATCCTTGGAGAGCATTGACCTTAGAGTGGATGACTACCTCACCACCTGCGATCGAAAATTTCGATCAAACCCCAGTGCTGGCTACAGGCCCCTACGACTACGGTTTGGAACATGCTAATGAAGGTGTACCTTTATATGATCCCAATCCAATCTTATCTGGTGGGCCAAACTCAGTATTAAGAGCAGAACCCGATCCAGCGGTTGCCGCTAATCCAGAAGACCGCAAATAA